A single Desulfovibrio legallii DNA region contains:
- a CDS encoding ATP-binding protein: MAHSILSINIKDLLQFRGVESSRIEFKASWDPKVVGYQVLHTVCAFANDFQNLNGGYIVLGVAEEGGRAILPPNGLAVETLDDIQKWIRGHCKQLDPVYQPVFSPEVVEGRLLLVIWAPGGDTRPYKAPVAAKEKGKKYYVRIGSETVDAEANGLLPQLLELTARVPFDDRLALQARVEDMRFAKVMEFLRNVNSGLAEETDAQALYRRLRIARPVNAHDAPVNVGLMLFSEDAESWFQGARIEVVQFIEGTSGNVIEEKYFRGDIYAQLKNCLEYLESFSSSYTEKRSQHALAHGWVSYPSLALREAVVNAVYHRSYETREPVKINLYSDRMEIISYPGPIAGIELEHLNQQKPMPPFPARNRRIGEFLKELRMAEGRGTGLPKIFSAMQANGSPAPQFDFDAARSYFRVILPAHPEYAAITVLRDVAYLESKGDPIAALKKLEEGWNRNKKSSAITGELLSKLVAGGKFTAAKTVYASFKAETPPMFCGVVLNRYIEALLEAHKDAEAAKLLGDMPKEASARETLDFAISCKRLKKYGNAHRYFEKIEKFLSEDPKGLHEFAQTKMQLATKLYSEHLLHIPQKREAYNRLLHEAMGQLGRVVQLTDADARRAWAYRDLARVKRWLGFPRKEIESDYRRAINLLPEERTFRQELERFNINKKAGR; this comes from the coding sequence ATGGCACATTCAATCCTTTCAATAAATATTAAAGATTTATTGCAATTCCGCGGTGTTGAATCCAGTCGAATTGAATTCAAAGCCAGTTGGGATCCGAAAGTTGTTGGGTATCAAGTTTTACACACCGTTTGTGCCTTCGCGAATGATTTTCAGAACTTGAATGGCGGCTATATCGTTCTTGGCGTTGCGGAAGAAGGGGGGAGGGCCATCCTTCCTCCCAACGGCCTTGCCGTAGAGACGCTGGACGATATTCAAAAGTGGATCCGCGGACATTGCAAACAGCTGGATCCTGTCTACCAGCCGGTGTTTTCGCCTGAAGTTGTGGAGGGGCGGCTGCTACTGGTCATTTGGGCGCCGGGCGGCGACACGCGGCCCTATAAGGCTCCGGTAGCGGCTAAAGAAAAGGGTAAAAAGTACTATGTCCGCATCGGCTCTGAAACGGTGGACGCAGAGGCGAACGGCCTCCTGCCCCAGCTGCTGGAGCTGACCGCGCGCGTGCCTTTTGACGACCGTCTTGCTCTGCAGGCCAGAGTGGAAGATATGCGATTCGCCAAGGTGATGGAATTTTTGCGTAATGTAAATAGCGGCCTAGCGGAAGAAACAGATGCGCAGGCCCTGTACCGCCGCCTGCGTATCGCAAGGCCGGTCAATGCGCACGACGCGCCGGTGAACGTGGGATTGATGCTGTTTTCTGAAGACGCGGAATCCTGGTTCCAGGGGGCACGGATTGAAGTCGTGCAGTTTATTGAAGGGACGTCCGGCAATGTTATTGAAGAAAAGTACTTTCGCGGCGACATCTATGCCCAGCTAAAGAATTGCCTGGAGTACCTTGAAAGTTTTTCCAGCAGCTATACGGAGAAGCGTTCGCAGCACGCACTTGCCCACGGTTGGGTAAGCTACCCCAGCCTTGCGCTGCGCGAGGCCGTGGTCAACGCTGTGTATCACCGCTCTTATGAAACGCGTGAGCCGGTGAAGATCAATCTGTATTCAGACAGGATGGAAATTATCAGCTATCCTGGCCCGATTGCGGGGATTGAACTGGAACACCTGAACCAGCAAAAGCCCATGCCTCCTTTCCCCGCCAGAAACAGGAGAATTGGCGAGTTTTTAAAAGAATTGCGTATGGCCGAGGGGCGGGGTACAGGCTTACCGAAGATTTTTAGCGCCATGCAGGCTAACGGCTCACCTGCACCCCAATTCGATTTTGACGCAGCGCGCAGCTATTTTCGTGTGATATTGCCGGCGCATCCTGAATACGCCGCCATCACTGTTTTGCGGGATGTTGCCTATCTGGAAAGTAAGGGCGACCCCATTGCGGCCCTGAAAAAGCTGGAAGAAGGTTGGAATAGAAATAAAAAATCTTCAGCCATTACAGGGGAGCTGCTTTCAAAACTTGTTGCCGGAGGCAAGTTCACAGCGGCAAAGACCGTATACGCCTCTTTTAAAGCGGAAACGCCGCCAATGTTTTGCGGCGTTGTGCTTAACAGGTATATTGAAGCCTTGCTGGAAGCCCATAAAGACGCCGAGGCCGCAAAACTTCTGGGCGATATGCCGAAAGAGGCCTCCGCGCGCGAGACTCTGGACTTCGCTATTTCCTGCAAGAGATTGAAAAAGTATGGTAACGCGCACAGATATTTTGAAAAAATAGAAAAATTTTTGTCTGAAGATCCCAAAGGGCTGCACGAGTTTGCACAAACGAAGATGCAGCTTGCGACAAAACTCTATTCCGAGCATTTGCTGCACATCCCGCAGAAACGCGAAGCCTACAACCGCCTTTTGCACGAGGCCATGGGGCAGCTTGGGCGCGTAGTGCAGCTTACGGATGCAGATGCGCGTCGCGCCTGGGCGTATCGTGATTTAGCGCGGGTCAAACGGTGGCTGGGATTTCCCAGGAAAGAGATTGAGAGCGACTACAGGCGCGCCATAAACCTCCTTCCTGAAGAGCGAACCTTTAGGCAGGAGCTGGAACGGTTCAATATTAACAAAAAAGCTGGACGATAA
- the plsY gene encoding glycerol-3-phosphate 1-O-acyltransferase PlsY, with protein sequence MLEALCIVLAYVLGSVPWGLVIAKTCCGVDPRRDGSHNTGATNVARLCGFGWGVATLACDVLKGALPVWLALDVNPAPLFVSAVALACVLGHIFSCFMKFRGGKAVATSIGVFLPLAFWPLLGASLLCVLVIWRGGYVSLGSLVLVTALPLGLCLTGQWDWLPLALCIWALVLWKHRENIARLRAGTEKTWRKGKE encoded by the coding sequence ATGCTGGAAGCGTTGTGCATTGTTCTGGCCTATGTTCTCGGCTCCGTGCCCTGGGGCCTGGTCATCGCCAAAACCTGCTGCGGGGTGGACCCGCGCCGGGACGGCAGCCATAATACCGGGGCCACCAATGTGGCCCGGCTCTGCGGCTTCGGCTGGGGCGTGGCCACCCTGGCCTGCGACGTGCTCAAAGGCGCGCTGCCCGTGTGGCTGGCCCTTGACGTGAACCCCGCGCCCCTCTTTGTCAGCGCCGTGGCCCTGGCCTGCGTGCTGGGGCACATTTTTTCCTGCTTCATGAAATTCCGGGGCGGCAAGGCCGTGGCCACCAGCATCGGCGTGTTTCTGCCCCTGGCCTTCTGGCCTTTGCTGGGCGCCAGCCTTTTGTGCGTACTGGTCATCTGGCGCGGCGGCTACGTCTCGCTGGGCTCTCTTGTTCTGGTCACAGCCTTGCCTCTGGGCCTTTGCCTGACCGGGCAGTGGGACTGGCTGCCCCTGGCCCTCTGCATCTGGGCCCTGGTGCTCTGGAAACACCGCGAAAATATCGCCCGCCTCCGCGCCGGCACAGAAAAAACCTGGCGCAAAGGCAAAGAATGA
- the thrC gene encoding threonine synthase, translating into MTTDFPAYRGRMEYVCLDCGARYPGDSLLYTCPQCGGVFLLENLDFDQLKKRSGQEWRDLFDSRAASRTTALRGIFRYYELLAPLLEEDDIVYLGEGLTPIVEAAPALRAAVGLPFAYKNDGQNPSASFKDRGMACAFSYLKWLCRRHSWDEVLTVCASTGDTSAAAALYAAYVGTPLKSVVLLPHGKVTPQQLSQPLGSGATVLELPGVFDDCMKVVELLAENYRVALLNSKNSWRILGQESYAYETAQWYGWDVADLCLFVPIGNAGNITAIMSGCLKMLELGIITALPRVFGVQSEHADPVWRYYDAPAASRHWEPVAVQPSVAQAAMIGNPVSFPRVRRLAERFVEQGGQRAFQVVRVTEQQIMDAMLLANRHGHIACTQGGECLAGLRNALQLGLVGQKEFALLDATAHALKFAGFQDMYFTDSFPPAYGVTPDKSLANRPELLLPETERQNCSPEDFTRKGAQAVVQRLGLQKKV; encoded by the coding sequence ATGACTACGGATTTTCCGGCCTACAGGGGCCGCATGGAATACGTCTGCCTGGACTGCGGGGCCCGCTACCCCGGCGACAGCCTGCTCTACACCTGCCCCCAATGCGGCGGCGTCTTCCTGCTGGAGAATCTTGATTTCGACCAGCTCAAAAAACGCAGCGGCCAGGAATGGCGCGACCTGTTCGACAGCCGCGCCGCCAGCCGGACCACAGCCCTGCGCGGCATTTTTCGCTACTACGAGCTGCTGGCCCCCCTGCTGGAAGAAGACGACATCGTCTATCTGGGCGAGGGTCTGACCCCCATTGTGGAGGCCGCCCCGGCCCTGCGCGCCGCGGTGGGCCTGCCCTTTGCCTATAAAAACGATGGGCAGAACCCCAGCGCCTCCTTCAAGGACCGCGGCATGGCCTGCGCCTTCAGCTACCTCAAGTGGCTCTGCCGCCGCCACAGCTGGGACGAGGTGCTCACGGTCTGCGCCTCCACGGGCGATACCTCCGCCGCAGCGGCCCTGTATGCCGCCTATGTGGGCACGCCGCTCAAGTCCGTGGTGCTCCTGCCCCACGGCAAGGTCACGCCGCAGCAGCTTTCGCAGCCCCTGGGCAGCGGGGCCACCGTGCTGGAACTGCCCGGCGTGTTCGACGACTGCATGAAGGTGGTGGAACTGCTGGCCGAAAACTACCGCGTGGCCCTGCTCAACTCCAAAAACAGCTGGCGCATCCTGGGCCAGGAATCCTACGCCTACGAGACCGCCCAGTGGTACGGCTGGGACGTGGCCGACCTCTGCCTTTTTGTGCCCATCGGCAATGCGGGCAACATCACGGCCATCATGTCCGGCTGCCTCAAAATGCTGGAGCTCGGCATCATCACGGCCCTGCCCCGCGTCTTCGGCGTGCAGTCCGAACACGCGGACCCGGTCTGGCGCTACTACGACGCGCCCGCCGCCTCCCGGCACTGGGAGCCCGTGGCCGTGCAGCCCAGCGTGGCCCAGGCCGCCATGATCGGCAACCCCGTGTCCTTCCCCCGCGTGCGCCGTCTGGCCGAACGCTTTGTGGAACAAGGCGGCCAACGCGCCTTCCAGGTGGTGCGCGTTACCGAACAGCAGATTATGGACGCCATGCTCCTGGCCAACCGTCACGGCCACATCGCCTGCACCCAGGGCGGCGAATGCCTGGCCGGCCTGCGCAACGCCCTGCAGCTGGGCCTTGTGGGCCAGAAGGAATTCGCCCTCCTGGACGCCACGGCCCATGCTCTCAAGTTCGCAGGATTCCAGGACATGTACTTTACTGACAGCTTCCCCCCGGCCTACGGCGTCACCCCGGACAAAAGCCTGGCCAACCGGCCGGAGCTTCTCCTGCCCGAAACCGAACGCCAGAACTGCAGCCCCGAAGACTTTACCCGCAAGGGCGCGCAAGCCGTGGTCCAGCGCCTGGGCCTGCAAAAAAAAGTTTAG
- a CDS encoding radical SAM protein — protein MAARHVTPHLVMADAQGNIYDDPQLLMVCRRGAEWGLPRPDELIPLPEESEFFLLPGRRAVGLDPETGCMREPEGEAPLAVAAFAAPGHTLAAHPAYETEPGAPLLPLFAYGAVGFAHGRFYICARRVDDDPRQVFAHIPRKRIEQGARQLLRDYPQNRLIGHILNNCVARYDCPAARNFALGRYEAPLPTSRTCNARCVGCISAQEAGSPIVATPQCRLEFTPSPEEVAQVMTIHAARETRTPIYSFGQGCEGDPLMNPDLLEASVRLFRTQGGEGTVNCNTNASRPDAVARLAQAGLTSLRVSLNSARPEAYARYYRPTNYSLDDVREAIRTGRRLGLWVSLNLLYFPGLTDTEAELEALARLVGEDGVSMIQWRNLNIDPEWHCRRMCEPNPNQPPASPATAAAVPANAASPDAPGLPPDAAPPEPGMGLIRFMKRLKKSCPWLRYGYFNPYLGTQAAIAAPLPGQWQMPKPELEEGEE, from the coding sequence ATGGCTGCCAGACATGTGACGCCGCACCTGGTCATGGCCGACGCCCAGGGCAATATCTACGACGATCCTCAGCTGCTCATGGTCTGCCGCCGGGGCGCGGAATGGGGTCTGCCCCGGCCGGACGAGCTCATTCCCCTGCCGGAAGAAAGCGAATTTTTTCTGCTGCCCGGCCGCCGGGCCGTGGGCCTGGACCCGGAAACAGGCTGCATGCGCGAACCTGAGGGCGAGGCCCCCCTGGCCGTGGCCGCTTTTGCCGCGCCGGGGCATACCCTGGCCGCCCACCCGGCCTACGAAACCGAGCCCGGCGCCCCCCTGCTGCCCCTCTTCGCCTACGGCGCAGTAGGCTTCGCCCACGGGCGCTTCTACATCTGCGCCCGCCGCGTGGACGACGACCCCCGTCAGGTCTTCGCCCATATCCCGCGCAAACGCATCGAACAGGGCGCGCGCCAATTGCTGCGCGACTACCCCCAAAACCGCCTCATCGGCCATATCCTCAACAACTGCGTGGCCCGCTACGACTGCCCCGCGGCCCGCAACTTCGCCCTGGGCCGCTACGAGGCCCCCCTGCCCACCTCCCGCACCTGCAACGCCCGCTGCGTGGGCTGCATCTCCGCCCAGGAGGCGGGCTCGCCCATCGTCGCCACGCCCCAGTGCCGTCTGGAATTCACCCCCAGCCCCGAAGAAGTGGCCCAGGTCATGACCATCCACGCCGCGCGCGAAACCCGCACGCCCATCTACTCCTTCGGCCAGGGCTGCGAGGGCGACCCCCTCATGAATCCCGACCTCCTGGAAGCAAGCGTCCGCCTCTTCCGCACCCAGGGCGGCGAAGGCACCGTCAACTGCAATACCAACGCCTCCCGCCCTGATGCCGTGGCCCGCCTGGCCCAGGCCGGGCTCACCAGCCTGCGGGTAAGCCTCAACAGCGCCCGCCCCGAAGCCTACGCCCGCTACTACCGCCCCACCAACTACAGCCTTGACGACGTGCGCGAAGCCATCCGCACGGGCCGCCGCCTGGGGCTCTGGGTCTCCCTCAATTTGCTCTACTTCCCCGGCCTCACCGATACGGAAGCCGAGCTGGAAGCCCTGGCCCGCCTGGTGGGCGAAGACGGCGTGAGCATGATCCAGTGGCGCAACCTTAATATTGACCCGGAATGGCACTGCCGCCGCATGTGCGAACCGAACCCGAACCAGCCCCCCGCCAGCCCCGCAACTGCAGCCGCCGTACCCGCAAACGCCGCCTCGCCGGACGCGCCAGGGCTTCCCCCGGACGCCGCCCCGCCCGAACCCGGCATGGGCCTGATCCGCTTCATGAAACGCCTCAAAAAATCCTGTCCCTGGCTGCGCTACGGCTACTTCAACCCCTACCTGGGCACGCAGGCCGCTATCGCCGCCCCTCTCCCCGGCCAATGGCAGATGCCGAAACCGGAGCTTGAAGAAGGGGAGGAGTGA
- a CDS encoding glycosyltransferase family protein, with translation MPRLLWIGSPFFCRSLRRCGWDAVAAHNFETPETFGWDALCRLAGFTPDVLVVADKSRPPFVLGVENFPCLTVFYSVDAHIHAWQPFYAQSFDACLVSLRDYLPRFAGPFLPAGRVWWSPAFAWQEDAPAPQAPKDWDCLFVGSQGPELPRRAAFLQALQARLPGLRITCGPYRGLYPRARVVLNHCEHGDLNFRVFEALGCGCCLATPRIGHGLADLFAEGVQLCCYEPDNVEDACRHISRLLEHPREAAAMGLAGLAAVDAAHRERHRAQAFTLRVRALLAAAPALQRRRRRRAALIRESSLRLLYLAQAEASAVPALRQAYLDAARGSV, from the coding sequence ATGCCAAGGCTCTTGTGGATAGGCAGCCCGTTTTTCTGTCGCTCCTTGCGCCGCTGCGGCTGGGATGCCGTGGCCGCGCACAATTTTGAAACGCCGGAAACCTTTGGCTGGGATGCCCTCTGCCGCCTGGCGGGCTTTACGCCCGACGTGCTGGTGGTGGCCGACAAAAGCCGCCCCCCCTTTGTGCTGGGGGTGGAAAACTTTCCCTGTCTCACGGTCTTTTACAGTGTGGATGCCCACATCCACGCCTGGCAGCCTTTCTACGCTCAGTCCTTTGACGCCTGCCTGGTCTCCCTGCGCGACTATCTGCCGCGCTTTGCGGGGCCCTTTCTGCCCGCCGGGCGGGTGTGGTGGTCGCCGGCTTTTGCCTGGCAGGAGGACGCCCCCGCGCCGCAAGCGCCCAAAGACTGGGACTGCCTTTTTGTGGGCAGCCAGGGCCCGGAGCTGCCCCGGCGCGCGGCCTTTCTGCAGGCCCTGCAGGCCCGCCTGCCCGGCCTGCGCATAACCTGCGGCCCTTACCGGGGGCTCTACCCCCGCGCCCGCGTCGTCCTCAACCACTGCGAGCACGGCGATCTCAACTTTCGCGTCTTCGAGGCCCTGGGCTGCGGCTGCTGCCTGGCAACGCCGCGTATCGGCCACGGTCTTGCGGATCTGTTCGCCGAGGGCGTGCAGCTTTGCTGTTACGAGCCCGACAATGTGGAAGATGCCTGCCGCCACATCAGCCGCCTGCTGGAACATCCGCGCGAGGCCGCGGCCATGGGGCTGGCCGGGCTGGCCGCCGTGGACGCCGCCCATCGGGAACGGCACCGGGCGCAGGCCTTTACCCTGCGCGTCCGCGCGCTGCTCGCCGCGGCCCCGGCCCTGCAGCGCCGCCGACGCCGCCGCGCTGCCCTGATCCGGGAATCTTCCCTGCGTCTGCTCTATCTGGCCCAGGCCGAGGCCAGCGCCGTCCCGGCCCTGCGCCAGGCCTACCTGGACGCCGCCAGAGGAAGCGTATAA
- a CDS encoding AsmA family protein, whose amino-acid sequence MLLYPRSIRILLRVLLGLLLSLALLALGLVLLVQSNPRNLTDRALAMIAARSGLRVSAEAVSVVILPLPSLALSNAALQGAGWRFHTAYATVRPDFLALLRGDFVPRHVRLLRPRLEGSVPLPLAALLPGGDATPAATPDGQKETAAPAAKPSDDQGAVAPPSVAAPAPTTAAGLPASPPPAAAARALPDLAALGLTGRCRLSVTDGAALVAGTDKAVLRLEKLDCDLDLTPPARLKGRLSLALARLEPKNAPPWQLGDLQAEGRTDLSAPLERSPRLTVGGELRSPGLVERLRLEGTLTADAAGWTLRPVLSGELRKDGVALPFRLTGAASLRNSAARSVRLDNVRLHLDRDDVALDGRLTLDAAAPGGFSLEGRLRLIRASLTQWLGFGRIIAPGLQWALDDLTEGTLDFSLDGAGLRVPHIAVSAAGSRFTGSGGVARWSKPELDLDLRAPRVNLGRALPESLGTLPAEPQFGHGPFTPLPGAPVLPGEAGLDYNIRLAADKVDYGPLVIDNALVVIRQGLVDATTRLEDTVLEVSGGLYGGSVKGETVLGGDKSLPYAIRMRFRNVDGTALGRALPVMPVSGGSLRADVDILSQGRELDVFLRSLRGTVNARAERGRLRSLHGGPKAGAGDAAFGALDVGLKLKGGAWDQSRLGLDGQWTAALTDTGLEARTELNGTLWFGGDGSGGGDMEIKNVPGACSLTLSPERAGRPEGLKASVSGTFACRAARGQLSVREGHINALGAEAHGDVQVTLGASPSWQGKLSAYSPDLGRTLRLAGYPAAVPAAWNKLEMDAAFKGEPGSLDLSGIRARLDQSVLTGKLSLDWRQALTLDYSLAVDRLDLDRYLNGGKGAAGTGGKSAAQKDKSGGKAWDLRWLRALNAKGELRVGELVSWKLRTRQLRLTSSLAKGRLRYEAKAADFYGAPLHNQGTMVFDKGLSFENALGVENFDLTAASRDRGGAAVLGGRGVLHSTVRGQMEGPGQLPARLDGSWDFTVRDGSYQRRSGDGALKGSPTRFAAAGGSGIIAKGVARTSDFYLKGQGLSVRGGGWIDFNNETLDCNFTVNMKNFPDFPLRLYGSLENSKTSIGAGTLLLNTIGGITQGFIDVLGSVVEGTWRLFR is encoded by the coding sequence ATGCTGCTCTACCCCCGATCCATACGCATCCTGCTGCGCGTCCTGCTGGGCCTGCTCCTGAGTCTGGCCCTGCTGGCGCTGGGGCTGGTGCTGCTGGTGCAGAGCAACCCCCGCAACCTTACCGACCGCGCCCTGGCCATGATCGCGGCCCGCAGCGGCCTGCGCGTGAGCGCCGAGGCCGTGAGCGTGGTCATTTTGCCGCTGCCTTCCCTGGCCTTGAGCAACGCGGCGCTGCAGGGCGCGGGGTGGCGGTTCCACACGGCTTACGCCACGGTGCGTCCGGATTTTCTGGCCTTGCTGCGCGGGGATTTCGTTCCCCGCCATGTGCGGCTGCTGCGCCCCCGCCTGGAGGGGAGCGTGCCCTTGCCCCTGGCCGCGCTGCTGCCGGGCGGGGATGCAACGCCTGCCGCAACGCCGGACGGGCAAAAAGAAACCGCCGCGCCCGCCGCAAAGCCCAGCGACGACCAGGGGGCCGTTGCGCCTCCCTCCGTTGCCGCGCCCGCGCCGACGACCGCCGCCGGGCTTCCCGCATCCCCCCCACCCGCCGCGGCCGCGCGCGCTTTGCCCGATCTTGCCGCCCTGGGCCTTACCGGCCGTTGCCGCCTGAGCGTCACCGACGGCGCGGCCCTGGTGGCAGGTACGGACAAGGCCGTGCTGCGCCTGGAAAAGCTGGACTGCGACCTGGACCTGACCCCGCCCGCGCGGCTCAAGGGGCGGCTCAGCCTGGCCCTGGCCCGGCTGGAGCCGAAGAACGCCCCGCCCTGGCAGCTTGGCGACCTGCAGGCAGAAGGCCGCACAGATCTGAGCGCCCCCTTGGAGCGCAGCCCCCGCCTGACCGTGGGGGGGGAACTGCGCTCACCCGGCCTGGTGGAGCGGCTGCGCCTGGAAGGCACGCTCACGGCCGACGCCGCGGGCTGGACCCTGCGCCCCGTTTTGAGCGGAGAGCTGCGCAAGGACGGCGTGGCCCTGCCTTTTCGCCTTACGGGCGCGGCCTCCCTGCGCAACAGCGCCGCCCGCAGCGTGCGGCTGGATAACGTGCGCCTGCACCTTGACAGGGACGACGTGGCCCTGGACGGACGGCTGACCCTGGATGCCGCGGCTCCGGGCGGCTTCAGCCTGGAGGGCCGCCTGCGGCTCATCCGCGCGAGCCTGACCCAGTGGCTGGGCTTTGGGCGGATTATTGCCCCCGGCCTGCAGTGGGCCCTGGACGATCTCACGGAAGGAACCTTGGATTTTTCTCTGGACGGCGCAGGCCTGCGCGTGCCGCACATTGCGGTGAGCGCCGCGGGCAGCCGGTTTACGGGTTCCGGCGGCGTGGCCCGGTGGAGCAAGCCCGAGCTGGATCTGGACCTGCGCGCCCCGCGCGTGAACCTAGGCCGCGCCCTGCCAGAATCCCTGGGCACGCTGCCGGCGGAACCGCAGTTCGGCCACGGGCCCTTTACGCCGCTGCCCGGCGCGCCCGTGCTGCCCGGAGAGGCGGGCCTGGACTACAATATCCGTCTGGCGGCGGACAAGGTGGATTACGGCCCCCTAGTCATCGACAATGCCCTGGTGGTCATCCGGCAGGGCCTGGTGGACGCGACAACCCGGCTGGAAGACACGGTGCTGGAGGTTTCCGGCGGGCTGTACGGCGGCAGCGTCAAAGGCGAGACCGTGCTGGGCGGAGACAAGAGCCTGCCCTACGCCATCCGCATGCGCTTCCGCAATGTGGACGGCACGGCCCTGGGCCGGGCGCTCCCGGTCATGCCCGTGAGCGGCGGCAGCCTGCGCGCTGATGTGGATATTCTGAGCCAGGGGCGGGAGCTGGACGTTTTTTTGCGCAGCCTGCGGGGCACGGTGAACGCCCGTGCCGAGCGGGGCAGGCTGCGCAGCCTGCACGGCGGGCCAAAGGCCGGCGCGGGGGACGCGGCCTTTGGCGCGCTGGATGTGGGCCTGAAACTCAAAGGCGGAGCCTGGGACCAGAGCCGCCTGGGGCTGGACGGCCAGTGGACCGCCGCCCTGACGGACACGGGCCTGGAAGCCCGCACAGAGCTTAACGGCACTCTCTGGTTCGGCGGCGACGGCAGCGGCGGCGGCGATATGGAGATCAAAAACGTGCCAGGGGCCTGCTCCCTGACCCTGAGCCCGGAGCGCGCGGGGCGGCCGGAAGGGCTCAAGGCCTCGGTATCCGGCACGTTTGCCTGCCGGGCGGCGCGCGGCCAGCTCAGCGTGCGCGAGGGGCACATCAATGCCCTGGGGGCCGAAGCCCACGGCGACGTGCAGGTCACCCTGGGGGCCAGCCCATCCTGGCAGGGCAAACTTTCCGCCTACAGCCCGGACCTTGGCCGCACGCTGCGCCTGGCGGGCTACCCTGCCGCCGTGCCCGCTGCCTGGAATAAACTGGAAATGGACGCCGCCTTCAAGGGCGAACCCGGCAGTCTGGACCTTTCCGGCATCCGCGCCAGGCTGGACCAGAGCGTGCTGACGGGCAAGCTGAGCCTGGATTGGCGGCAGGCGCTGACCCTGGACTACAGCCTGGCCGTGGACCGCCTGGACCTGGACCGCTACCTCAACGGCGGCAAGGGCGCCGCAGGCACGGGGGGCAAGAGCGCCGCGCAGAAGGATAAAAGCGGCGGCAAAGCCTGGGATCTGCGCTGGCTGCGCGCCCTGAACGCCAAGGGCGAGCTGCGGGTGGGGGAGCTGGTCTCCTGGAAGCTGCGGACCCGCCAGCTGCGCCTGACCAGCAGCCTGGCCAAAGGCCGCCTGCGCTACGAGGCCAAGGCCGCCGATTTTTACGGCGCCCCCCTGCACAATCAGGGCACTATGGTCTTTGACAAAGGCCTCAGCTTTGAGAACGCCCTGGGCGTGGAAAATTTTGATCTCACCGCCGCCAGCCGGGACAGGGGCGGCGCGGCCGTGCTGGGGGGCCGGGGCGTGCTGCACTCTACCGTGCGCGGGCAGATGGAAGGCCCGGGGCAACTGCCCGCCCGCCTGGACGGCTCCTGGGATTTTACCGTGCGGGACGGCTCCTACCAGCGGCGCTCCGGGGACGGCGCGCTTAAGGGCAGCCCCACCCGCTTTGCAGCGGCGGGCGGTTCGGGGATCATTGCCAAGGGCGTGGCCCGAACTAGTGATTTTTATCTCAAGGGCCAGGGCCTGAGTGTGCGCGGGGGCGGTTGGATCGACTTCAACAACGAGACCCTGGACTGCAACTTTACCGTCAACATGAAGAATTTCCCGGATTTCCCTCTGCGCCTTTACGGCAGCCTGGAGAACAGCAAAACCTCCATCGGCGCGGGCACCCTGCTGCTTAACACCATCGGCGGCATCACCCAGGGCTTTATTGACGTGCTCGGCAGCGTGGTGGAAGGGACCTGGCGGCTCTTCCGATAA
- a CDS encoding adenylate kinase: MNILIFGPNGSGKGTQGDLIKQKYNLAHIESGAIFREHIGGGTELGKKAKAYIDRGDLVPDEITIPMVLDTLKSKGQHGWLLDGFPRNMVQAKKLWEALQKENIPLDYVVEILLPRQVAKNRIMGRRLCKNNNNHPNNIFIDAIKPSGDKCRVCGGDLTARSDDQDEAAINKRHDIYYNDKDGTLAAAYFFKDLAAQGKTKYIELNGEGSIDSIKETLLSKLA, encoded by the coding sequence GTGAATATTCTCATTTTCGGACCCAACGGCAGCGGCAAAGGCACCCAGGGCGACCTCATCAAACAGAAGTACAACCTGGCGCACATCGAATCGGGCGCTATTTTCCGCGAGCACATCGGCGGCGGCACGGAGCTGGGCAAGAAGGCCAAGGCCTATATTGACCGCGGCGATCTGGTGCCCGACGAGATCACCATCCCCATGGTGCTGGATACGCTGAAGTCCAAGGGCCAGCACGGCTGGCTGCTGGACGGCTTCCCCCGCAACATGGTGCAGGCCAAAAAGCTGTGGGAGGCCCTGCAGAAAGAGAATATCCCCCTGGACTACGTGGTGGAGATCCTCTTGCCCCGCCAGGTGGCCAAAAACCGCATTATGGGCCGCCGCCTGTGCAAGAACAACAACAACCACCCCAACAACATCTTTATTGACGCCATTAAGCCCAGTGGCGACAAGTGCCGCGTCTGTGGGGGCGATCTTACCGCCCGCTCCGACGACCAGGACGAGGCCGCCATCAACAAACGCCACGACATTTATTACAATGACAAGGATGGCACCTTGGCTGCGGCCTATTTTTTCAAGGACCTGGCTGCCCAGGGCAAGACCAAATATATTGAGCTCAACGGCGAAGGCAGCATTGATTCCATTAAGGAAACGCTGCTTTCCAAGCTGGCCTGA
- a CDS encoding TraR/DksA family transcriptional regulator produces the protein MDVFDQATELERLDRESALVRARAAVDRGGPEWIDGVACCRECGEPIPQKRLDALPGVGLCRACQEERENGGR, from the coding sequence ATGGATGTGTTTGATCAGGCCACAGAATTGGAACGTCTGGACCGCGAATCGGCCCTGGTGCGGGCGCGCGCCGCGGTAGACCGCGGCGGCCCGGAGTGGATAGACGGCGTGGCCTGCTGCCGCGAGTGCGGGGAACCCATTCCGCAAAAACGGCTGGACGCCCTGCCCGGCGTGGGCCTGTGCCGCGCCTGCCAGGAAGAACGGGAAAACGGCGGGCGTTAG